The genomic stretch TAACAAAAGAAGAGGCATGAGAATTCTCATGCTTCTTTTTTATAAAGTAAAGAGGGGGATAAAAAATGGGATGGACAATTACAATTCTAGTGGGGGCACTGCTGCTATTATTATTAATCCCAGGAGCCATATTTTTATGGATTTACATAAGAGATGAAAAGCAGAATGAACATTCTGTGCTAAGGAATTTTCCTGTTTTAGGGAAGGTACGCTACATCTTAGAGAAAATTGGTCCTGAAATGAGACAGTATTTATTTCATAATGATAATGAAAGCAAGCCATTTTCACGGTTAGAATATGAGCAAACAATGAAATCTGCTAAATATAAAAGCAGGTTAATTGGTTTTGGTTCGGAGCGTGAGTTTGAGCGTCCTGGTTACTATATTGCAAATTCTCTATTTCCAGCTCAGCGTGAGGAGCTGAAGATTGATAATAAGCAAAAAGTAAAAACAAAAATTTATAAAATAGACGAAGATAACTTGTTGAGACGAAAAGAACATCGAGAAGAGGTGGAGGCTTCCCCATATCTTCTTCATGAAGAGGATGTGCAAATTATTGGAGAGCATACATGTAAAAAGCCTTTCTATGTAAAGGGAAACGTTGGGCAATCGGCAATGAGTTATGGATCGCTTGGGGACCGGGCTATTACAGCTCTTTCTAAAGGGCTGAAACTTGCCGGAGGAACGTGGATGAATACAGGAGAAGGTGGATTGTCTCCTCATCATTTGAAAGGGGGCGCAGATATTATTTGTCAAATTGGTCCAGGTCTCTTTGGAGTGCGAACGAAAGATGGAGAGTTTTCATGGGAAGAGTTTAAAAAGAAAAGTGAAATAAAAGAACTGAAAGCATTTGAACTTAAGCTTGCTCAAGGTGCAAAAACAAGAGGAGGTCATGTTGATGGCAGAAAAGTAACAGATGAAATTGCTAAAATCCGCCAAGTTGAGGCTGGAGAATCGATTGATAGCCCAAACCGTTTCAAACAGTTTAGTAGTAGAGAAGGAATGCTTGATTTTA from Priestia filamentosa encodes the following:
- a CDS encoding FMN-binding glutamate synthase family protein, producing MGWTITILVGALLLLLLIPGAIFLWIYIRDEKQNEHSVLRNFPVLGKVRYILEKIGPEMRQYLFHNDNESKPFSRLEYEQTMKSAKYKSRLIGFGSEREFERPGYYIANSLFPAQREELKIDNKQKVKTKIYKIDEDNLLRRKEHREEVEASPYLLHEEDVQIIGEHTCKKPFYVKGNVGQSAMSYGSLGDRAITALSKGLKLAGGTWMNTGEGGLSPHHLKGGADIICQIGPGLFGVRTKDGEFSWEEFKKKSEIKELKAFELKLAQGAKTRGGHVDGRKVTDEIAKIRQVEAGESIDSPNRFKQFSSREGMLDFIEQLRSVGGKPVGVKLVVGNIKELEELIAYIAKSGRSPDFFTIDGGEGGTGASYSELADAAGLPIYTALPLVDDLLRKYGVRDKVKVFASGKLLTPDKIAVALAMGADFVNIARGMMFSVGCIRAQVCHTNNCPVGVATTDPKLQKALIVEEKSFRVCNYILSLREGLYNLAAAAGITSPVHFSREHIVFKDERGNIEKQEKRAKMSS